From the Manis javanica isolate MJ-LG chromosome 13, MJ_LKY, whole genome shotgun sequence genome, one window contains:
- the POU3F2 gene encoding POU domain, class 3, transcription factor 2 encodes MATAASNHYSLLPAGAPLVHAEPPGGMQPGAGGYRDAQSLVPGDYGALPSNGHLGHAHQWISALAHGGGGGGGGGGGGGGGDGPAWPASPLGQPDIKPAVGVPPAGRGDELHAPGALQPQHQHPPQQQHQHPPQQQHQHPPPPQQHQQPPPPRPPHLVHHAASQHPAPGWRGAAAAAHLGPSMGAANGGLLYSQPGFTVNGMLGAAQPAGLHHHGLRDAHDEPRRAEPHALPPPGHPAPHDAHSDEDTPTSDDLEQFAKQFKQRRIKLGFTQADVGLALGTLYGNVFSQTTICRFEALQLSFKNMCKLKPLLNKWLEEADSSSGSPTSIDKIAAQGRKRKKRTSIEVSVKGALESHFLKCPKPSAQEITSLADSLQLEKEVVRVWFCNRRQKEKRMTPPGGALPGAEDVFGGSRDTPPHHAVPTPVP; translated from the coding sequence ATGGCGACCGCCGCGTCTAACCACTACAGCCTGCTGCCCGCCGGCGCCCCGCTCGTGCACGCCGAGCCGCCGGGCGGCATGCAGCCGGGCGCGGGCGGCTACCGCGACGCGCAGAGCCTGGTGCCCGGCGACTACGGCGCGCTGCCGAGCAATGGGCACCTCGGCCACGCGCACCAGTGGATCTCCGCGCTGGCccacggcggcggcggcggcggcgggggcgggggcggcggaggcggcggcgACGGCCCCGCGTGGCCCGCCAGCCCGCTGGGCCAGCCGGACATCAAGCCCGCCGTGGGGGTGCCGCCGGCCGGCCGTGGCGACGAGCTGCACGCGCCCGGCGCCCTGCAGCCGCAGCACCAGCACCCGCCGCAGCAGCAGCACCAGCACCCGCCGCAGCAGCAGCACCAGCACCCGCCGCCGCCGCAGCAGCACCAGCAGCCTccgccgccgcggccgccgcACCTGGTGCACCACGCGGCCAGCCAGCACCCGGCGCCCGGCTGGCGGGGCGCGGCGGCCGCGGCGCACCTCGGGCCCTCCATGGGGGCGGCCAACGGCGGCCTGCTCTACTCGCAGCCTGGCTTCACCGTGAACGGCATGCTGGGCGCCGCGCAGCCGGCCGGGCTGCACCACCACGGCCTGCGGGACGCGCACGACGAGCCGCGCCGCGCCGAGCCGCACGCGCTGCCGCCGCCCGGCCACCCCGCACCGCACGACGCGCACTCGGACGAGGACACGCCGACGTCGGACGACCTGGAGCAGTTCGCCAAGCAGTTCAAGCAGCGGCGCATCAAGCTGGGCTTCACGCAGGCGGACGTGGGGCTGGCGCTCGGCACACTGTACGGGAACGTGTTCTCACAGACCACCATCTGCCGCTTCGAGGCCCTGCAGCTGAGCTTCAAGAACATGTGCAAGCTCAAGCCGCTGCTGAACAAGTGGCTGGAGGAGGCGGACTCGTCCTCTGGCAGCCCCACCAGCATAGACAAGATCGCGGCGCAGGGCCGCAAGCGGAAAAAGCGGACCTCCATCGAGGTGAGCGTCAAGGGCGCCCTGGAGAGCCACTTCCTCAAGTGCCCCAAGCCCTCGGCCCAGGAGATCACCTCCCTGGCGGACAGCCTGCAGCTGGAGAAGGAGGTGGTGCGGGTGTGGTTTTGTAACCGGagacagaaggagaaaaggatgaCCCCGCCCGGAGGGGCCCTGCCGGGCGCCGAGGACGTGTTCGGGGGCAGCAGGGACACGCCGCCGCACCACGCGGTGCCCACGCCGGTGCCGTGA